The proteins below are encoded in one region of Puntigrus tetrazona isolate hp1 chromosome 5, ASM1883169v1, whole genome shotgun sequence:
- the LOC122345763 gene encoding C-X-C chemokine receptor type 2-like, which produces MEYQNISNSSLFARASVEELVSSTVLGLCCALGVPGNIAVMVMLAQHLKEGSFTPKLMLSLAVSDLLSLIFLPVWIYALLNGWVFGRGLCKLLSYIVYWSLYSSVLSVTLLSVQRFLQVLYPQRWAKLGQKGQKGLIFGIWISSGALGSYALYFRNVKKMKDMLLHCYQDYTNKQEQLAVLLVETLVMFVVPLLSLLFFYLRLYQRIHQSASFKSHRLTKLAVRIVVVFFIFGTPCMINNFVLMALSWKTAVSNNLTGALFFINSCVNPFLYAFSARTLRCRKKQHSDVPKHKNETE; this is translated from the coding sequence ATGGAGTACCAGAACATTTCTAACAGCTCTCTGTTTGCCCGTGCCTCAGTGGAGGAGCTGGTTTCCAGCACCGTTCTGGGACTGTGCTGTGCTCTGGGTGTACCAGGTAATATAGCGGTGATGGTCATGCTTGCCCAACATTTAAAGGAGGGCAGTTTCACCCCAAAACTGATGCTGAGTCTGGCCGTCTCTGATCTGCTGAGTCTGATTTTTCTGCCTGTGTGGATCTATGCGCTTCTTAACGGCTGGGTTTTTGGCCGAGGGTTGTGTAAGTTACTTTCCTACATAGTGTACTGGAGCCTTTACAGTAGTGTGCTTTCTGTCACCTTGTTGAGTGTGCAAAGGTTCCTGCAGGTGCTGTATCCACAGCGATGGGCGAAGCTTGGACAGAAGGGCCAAAAGGGACTGATTTTTGGGATATGGATATCAAGTGGAGCTCTGGGTTCTTATGCTCTTTATTTCCGAAATGTGAAGAAGATGAAGGACATGCTTTTACACTGTTATCAGgattatacaaataaacaagaacAACTAGCCGTCTTACTAGTTGAGACTCTAGTGATGTTTGTTGTGCCTCTCCTCAGTCTGTTGTTCTTCTACCTTCGACTTTATCAACGGATACATCAGTCAGCTTCCTTCAAAAGCCACAGGTTGACAAAACTGGCCGTCAGAATTGTAGTGGTCTTCTTCATATTTGGGACCCCGTGTATGATCAACAATTTTGTCTTAATGGCATTGTCATGGAAAACAGCTGTAAGCAACAATTTAACCGGGGCTCTTTTCTTTATCAACAGTTGTGTGAACCCCTTTCTTTATGCCTTTTCAGCTCGAACGCTGCGgtgcagaaaaaaacagcattcagaTGTGCCAAAACATAAGAATGAAACTGAGTAA